gtcctaccagtcaatgactacttcagcttcaaccgcaacaacacaagagcatgcaacagattcaaacttaatattaaccgctccaaacttgactgtaaaaaatatgacttcagcaaccgagttgtcgaagcgtggaactcattaccggactcaatagtgtcaacccctaacccccaacatttctcccttagactatccacgattgacctctccaggtttctaagaggccagtaaggggcgtacataagtgcacttgtgtgcctttcatcccctgtccaattgtctttcctttatctcatatatcatatatattttcttcctttcatatatcttctcctctatttttacatattatctttatatatatgacttcatgtctattctcttccatatgtattgtctattggacaaatgaataaataaaaataaattaaaaaaaaaaactagaacgaaggagaaatgtTGCTAATGGTGAGAACAACCAACCTActgaacagaagttgcctccaaaaAGTTGCAGCTgaagatgttggagaaccatttgtctgaacttgtaagggttctcctgcttgagaagggggttggattagaagacctccgaggtcccttccagctctatttcgaTTGATTGAAATAAGAGGGAAGATTTCATACCAACACGTGActggtgcggtggcctagaggtggagctctcacaaaagggaaaatgaatcctcaatctgaataatctaattatcacagataatccccacttgttctgtgcacaacagcaggtgaaagtgattgtcaatcagtgttgcttcctaagtggacagttggatttcacagaagtttgattttcttggagttatattgtgttttttaagtgttccttttgtttttttgagcagtgtagcttTGTTGGTCCAGAACAGAGATGGACAGAACCCAAATAGAATAACACttttattacacacacacacacatacacttccccctccaaaaaaagagcACATGCTTTTAAGAAGACAGGGAAAAGATAAGCAAAGGGGAAAGGGTCAGAAAGATTTTAAATTGGGCTTTGGAAAAGTGAGGCTGGAGGGAATGAGGTGCTCCAGGCCACGCGGGCTGAGGGTGCCACCTTTTGCCATTGTAAAGTTTTGCATTCTGTAGAATGATTCAGAAGGAGGGTTAATGTTGGTCTTCCTGTAAGCTTTGAGGCCTTTAGAGcaggtgtttctcaaccttgccaatttggagatgtgtggacttcatctcccagaatttcccagctagaatagaatagaatagaatggaatggaatggaatggaacggaacggaatagaaaatggaatggaatggaatagaatagaatagaatagaaatattgacacattgaaacatagaaacatagaagactgacggcagaaaaagacctcatggtccatctagtccgctcttatactattttttgtattttatcttaggatggatatatgtttatcccaggcatgtttaaattcagttactgtggatttatctaccacgtctgctggaagtttgttccaaggatctactactctttcagtaaaataatattttctcatgttgcttttgacctttcccccaactaacttcagattgtgtccccttgttcttgtgttcactttcctattaaaaacacttccctcctgaaccttatttaaccctttgacatatttaaatgtttcgatcatgttcccccttttccttctgtcctccagactatacagattgagttcattaagtctttcctgatacgttttatgcttaagacctcccaccattcatgtagcccgtctttggacccgttcaattttgtcaatatctttttgtaggtgaggtctccagaactgaacacagtattccaaatgtggtctcaccagcgctctatataaggagatcacaatctccctcttcctacttgttatacctctagctatgcagccaagcatcctacttgcttttcctaccgcccgaccatactgctcacccattttgagactgtcagaaatcactacaaacaaacatatacgGTAATTAAATAACATGCCATGGGAAGCAACTGAAAAAGAACTAAATCcataatactgtactgtatattaggTACTCAGATTCTCTGAATATTGAGAATGAACACTAGAGGGGACTAGAGGACTAAATAGAATTCCAAAATATATATCTTAAATgattctttaaataaaagttttaaaataacCACCTGTGGTACAATTTTGGAGCAATTTAAAAAGTTGTTTGAAAAATGGGCGCCAAGATTAACActacagagcagtgatggcgaacctattttgcTTAGTGTGCCAAAGAGGTGGGTGTgagggtgtgctagcatgcgtgaacgtgcccataccccttccctccccctatgtatgcgcaaccccccccccatgctgcccctgcgtatgcgcacaggcctttgtgaagcctggtaggtgaaaaaaatgcccaaacggtcaaacaggaagttcaggaaaacacacttcctgtttgctccttgtgctgttttttgcactcaggaGGATTCAggcaagcttcctgaagctccaaaGTGCAAACAAACAACACAACAGGcaaacagaagtttggaaaatgcacttcctgtttgcccattgtgctggttttcacactctggggcttcaggaagcttccctgacacCACCCCCCAAtgcaaaaaaaaacacaacatgcAAACCGgatgtctgtttttccaaacttccggtttgtctattGGGCAGggggttttttgcctctggggcttcagggaaggttcCCTGAAGTATCCAGAgagcaaaacagccttccccatggctaaaaaccagctggccagtacaGACATGCACACTGGAGGTGAAATATGGCAAAGTCTTACGTGCCCTCCGATATAGATTCACCGTTACAGCATTAGACCAACAATCAAGCAGTAAGCAACACCCTAACCGAggaattatctttttaaaaatatatatatatttaaaaataagataataagaatacaaacaaacacaaaacataTATAGTGGTTCTGTGCCACCCCTCTCTTATCAGAATTTGTTTCCCAGAGTTGATTATACttccagatatttaaaaatttaCAATTTACAACTTTTCATAAACTTTTATAATATGTTTCagcaatatacagtagtacctctacttacggactgaattcgttccgtgatctggttcttaagtagaaaagtttggaagaagaagccatttttcccataggaatcaatgtaaaagcaaataatacatgcgattgaggaaaccacagggagggtggaggagctgtttcctcccaggagattcctagagaggccccacggaggcttctccctgccttttccggccctgtttcctcccaggggattcctagagaggccccatggaggcttctccctgccttttctggttacaatttacaattttggaggctcaggtttataagtgggaaatggtttttaagaagaggcaaaaaaatcttgaacattcggttcttatctagaaaagttcgtaagtagaggtgttcttagttGGAATGACCACTGTATGTTGATTCTTAATTTTTACAACTTTTCATAAGTTTctgtaatatacactgctcaaaaaaataaaaggaacacttaaacaacacaatataagtccaagtaaatcaaacttctgtgaaatcaaactgtccagttaggaagcaacactgattgacaatcaattccatgttgtcagcacattcacctttgtacagaacaaagtattcaatgggaatacagtggtacctcatgatacgaacccctcatcttacgaacaacccgagatacgaacccggagttcagaaaatttttgcctcttcttactaacttttttcttcttacgaacccgctgcccccgccgccgcgaagccccgccgcccggctgtcactttttgaaacagccagggggcttcccagagtactcctgaacccgaacgccaaacccgaacttccgggttcggcgttcgggaggcctccgagaagccccccggctgttttaaaaggtgacaggtgggcggTGGGGctccccagcagcctcccaaacgccgaacccagaagtttggcaaaagttcgggttcgggaggccgctgggaagccccgcggccctcctgttaccttttaaaacagccaggggggggcttcccagcgtactcctgaacccgaacgccaaacccgaacttctggattcggcattcgggaggcctccgagaagccccccggctgttttaaaaggtgacaggcgggcggtggGGCTCCCCAGTagcctcccaaacaccgaacccggaagtttggcaaaagttcgggttcgggaggccgctgggaagccccgcggccctcctgttaccttttaaaacagccgggggggggcttcccagcagcctcctgaacccgaacttccatcatgtggagttagaggctttggcatgccacagtagaatagtattatgggaactgggaggggtagttgcctgagagggaaagttactaggcataacaaattcctttcttagagtccaaggtttCTTCCATTTTGGCCCTGCAATCTTGGTGCACCAGGTAGGGAATCAAATCTGCTTAAGTGCAAgagcaagagcatttagacttgtatacctcttcatagtgcttttacacccctctctaagccgtttaagcctcttgcccccagcaatctgggtcctcattttacccacctcggaaggatggaaggctgagtcaaccttgagttggcggtgagatttgaactgctgaactacagctagcaggaaATAGATGGGACTAATTTATTCCCAACTGACTTGAAGGTTGTGGTCTCACACATATGGTCCTGTGAGACGCTGCCAAtctttctgctttctttctcttttttttccccttcaaaccCTTTTGCTGGGAATAGGTCAGATCTTTGTGATTTGATTGATGTGGCTGTAGCACGATTGTGTAACCGATGAGTTTGCCCTCCGCGTGAACCTTGGCTGGATGTTCTTGTACCTTTGGCGGTTGTCCTTTGAGGCTTCTATTATGTATGAGTGCCCTGGTTCGGTTGCACCTTGAattattcattttaaatatttattttattttattttattttattttattttattttatattttattttattttattttatattttatattttatattttatattttatattttatattttatattttatattttatattttatattttatattttatattttatattttatattttatattttatattttatattttatattttatattttatattttatattttatattttatattttatattttatatattttatattttatattttatattttttatattttatattttatattttatattttatattttatattttatattttatattttatattttatattttatattttatattttatattattttatattattttatattattttatattattttatattattttatattattttatattattttatattattttatattattttatattattttatattattttatattattttatattattttatattatattttatattttatattttatattttatattttatattttatattttatattttatattttatattttatattttatattttatattttatattttatattttatattttatattttatattttatattttatattttatattttatattttatattttatattattttgtttgtttgttggttggttggtttgtttatatgccgcccctctccgcagactcagggcggctaacaacaacaataaaacagtatataacaaaatccaacacTAAAAACAGTTCAAAgccaaattatataaaaaaccaatcatacatacagacataccatgcataaaattgtaaaggcctagggggaaagtatatctcagttcccccgtgcctggcggcagaggtgggttttaagcaactttcgaaaggcaaggaaggtgggggcaattctaatctctggggggagttggttccagagggccgaggccgtcacagagaaggctcttcctctgggtctctccaagcgacattgtttggttgacgggacccggagaagaccgactctgtgggacctgactggtcgctgggattcgcgcaaattatttatttatttatttacttacttacttatttatttgtttatttatttatttttgtcaagtaccttttttcctccctaaaagaggctgataatttgggtgcatcttatactctgaatgtaggagATTGGTTTTGGGTCTCTGTTTCAGCTACTTGTGATcttccagctcttactttgcaggctctttcattgtttctctctgcaaagaatgttttccaagccctaagtctttgcagggtttttttcattgctctaacttgctccgtgCCCCTCCAACTCTCCGCCGGGATGACTGCAATATtcggcatgtttttgctgaaaaaactcaagcggtttatcagcatgattggggtgtaatgtgtttaagggatgccttaatttatttggcttcatgctgtccgctgccaacatttttagatacaGTCAACATCCCGgtttttcctcgtctcccaccgtagtcacagtgaagccgaGTGCtacatacagtaatgggcagccaaaggttttactgctacactgtgggtgtggcttattttgtgggtgtggcttaatggtcatgtgactgggtaggagtggcttgaacgatcatcatcattcaagtgagctgttaagtcctcgacttacaaccttaccagtgtcactcgctgttgtggttagctctggcccagctcctgccccaaggactgtggatgtgggggagacatccacatgctgcaggcctgttttgcccctggtggaatctgctgatgaaggctcctctgaccaagaagacatgagtgacagggaggaggagagtggggcagacagctcagaaggagatcaattatctagctactccttggattcagaacaagagttaatgatacagccacgcatgcggagagcgatgcataggcagcaacaactgagagattattatcaaagaaaatgaggccacctgtggttgggtggggctgtggtaattagtgaggctgctataaatagcagcctgtgggtttggccattgtggaggattatctgatcgttgtgtttcgtgcctgctttactgactttgaccttttgtgtgctgatttttccccgctttgaaactaaaccagagcaaagtgtgtttcactttgtgaaagaagaaggactgtgaattgcctcacagctgcaagctaagtatcacagaactgataagggacttgtacaaatttccagtttgtttggagacgagtgctctttgctataccaaaagagtgctccgtttatttgcattttcggtataaagaacattgttttgaattgtcaaacgtgtgtttgtctgaaattgtatctgtgcattttcgggaggattctaccagagagctcgacagaacactctctggggtgacaatttgctttgtgtttcccatgctctccttcctgggtcacccctccccccacctcaggttgggtagctaggtgaacggtgctgccagaagcataaatgctgccagcaccgcttccacccacgccttctgcttgcacctcaggcgggagggggccacgtgaggctggaggggaaccaggcaggagagagggaagctcgtccgaggccaggaaggaggaaagaggaaaaaagcaaggagtacagatgcagcagcagcagcaggaggataaaaaaggagagccaagccaagaccactaatccaggaagtgacagccgccgatcagctggagctgcgcacgcatcttcatttccgccggtggaactgtgatCCACCCCGTTCTGcctctgcccacccctggctacatACCCTTCATTGTGTTTCTTCGTCTTAGCATTCggaagacttacgtttgtctcatgatctttgtcttttcatcctttcttttcatccctgttaaatattttttccattgtgtctcttaagggtttgtgatCTGCGCTTGATATcccctgctctgtgctgtgtgctactgttcggtgcaaaaaaatccctactccctgcggcaaaaaaaaagcatgttctctGCGGTCATGCACCACCCCTTGTATCTCTCCATGCCGCCTCAGAGGGGTCCCCTCCCCACTATTGGAGAAGCACTGAGTTACATAAACGCtattaacaattttaaaaaggaagttgggagggaaggaaagaacagaatacagtgataccttgtcttacaaacttaattggttctaggacgaggttcttaaggtgaaaagtttgtaagacgaaacaatgtttcccataggaatcaatggaaaagcaattaatgggtgcaagcccaaaattcaccccttttgccagccaaagcgcccgtttttgcactgctgggattcccctgagggtcccctccatgggaaaccccacctctggacgtctgtgtttttgcaatgctgcaggggaatcccagcatcgcaaaaacgagcgcttcgctggcaatggaagtccggaggtggggtttcccagcgaagggagcatcagtgaaatcgcagcatcacaaaaacactgaagtcctcaaaaccccacttccagatctctgtgtttttacgatgctgcaatttcattgaggctcccctcgctggaaaaccccacctccggacttccattgccagtgaagcacccgttttcgcacttctggaattctccagctgggattcccctgcagcattacaaaaacacagaagtccggtttcccatggaggggagcctcaggggaatcccagcagcgcaaaaacggaagtccggaggcggggcatcccagcagcagcggtgggtttgtaaagtgaaaatagtttgtaagaagaggcaaaaaaatcttaaaactcgtgtttgtatctcgaaaagtttgtatgatgaggcgtttgtaagacgaggtatcactgtattggcatCGAAATGGACAGATAGGGAAATTACCGTGAAAACttcaggagagggagaaaaagcaaGGCAACTCTAGAGTTaggatttaaaattgtttttatttagaaTTATTAACCAAGATGAAGTCAAGCTAAAATATACAATAAACGGTTGCAGGATCTGGACCTAgttgtctagtgaagagaaggatcacggaagacatgatagcagttttccaatatttgaggggttgcacagagaggaagggtcccaagtttttttttaaaaaattcttggtTTGTTTTTCCTCCCCTTAAAAAGCTTTCCCGATAACCAAAACACTCATGAAGAAAACCATGGCGAAAAAGATCCACATGAAAAAACGGTCCATCACTTTCGCGACTTTCTTCCACTCCACGCCTTTGGCGTGGTTGGCCTTGTGGCGCCTCACGCAATCGGCGATGTATTCAATGTTCTCGACCAACACTCGGTAACAAGAGCAGCAGCCAATGCTGTCCCGCATCCCGAGCCCATTCgcctcattctctccttccatctgCTTCTTGAGGGGGTCCCGTTCCGCGACGccacccttccttctctcttcacaTTCACCTTGCTCTGCTGGACTTGGGTGGGCTGGTTGCGACGCGGCGTCTTGCTCTCCCGCACACTGCAAACTGGTGCAGTTTTCCCCCACGTCGTACACGAAGAAGATCTTGGACATGTAATCCAGAATTATCACTCTTGCCCACCGTGGGACGGGCTTGGCCCCTGAGCCACAGTAATGAATATTCATTATAATGATGGTCAGCGCAGTTGATGCTGTGATCATTGTCATGGTGGCGATGTAATATTTCCCTAGGATATAAAAATTAGAGGcacaaaaaaaaagaataggtTAAATAAGGTGTCAAAGTTCtaggtaacatccaaactaaatcagaatccgagTCAAAGtgccaatttatttccggagccttccggtcactcacgccctcatcacttcccgccttgactattgcaatgcgctctacattgggctacccttgaagagtgttcagagacttcagctggtgcagaatgTAGCAGCACGTGCAataatgggtgtaccaaggtaggCCTGAATTATTCCAACTTTATGtgtgctgcattggttgccagtcggtctccaaacgcaattcaaggcatggttattacctttaaagccctaaatgacaGGGCATACATGTCCTTGTgtttcgctggaggaaggccatagaataggATGgcgattacgtggaaaaatagggagtgtagaagaaacatcattctttctcacgtgtaagtttcattgtgttcaataaataattgttgaaggaaaaaaaatgtggtgccttactttctgggcgacccttgtagatGCAATTACCTACCTATCAGGGGTACGTTGTCCGAAGGAGGCATGCTTTCCGCTACCATGAGCTGGAAGACAGTTAGAGAAAGCAGCACCGTCACCCCGAGAGATACTTTTTCTCCAGAGTCTGCGGGAAGGTAGAATCCCAGCGGAGCCAGGAACGAGATCAAGAGACAAGGAAGCAGCAGGTTAAAGATGTAGAAAGAGGACTTTCTTTTCAACTTGAGAGTGAAGGTAACATCTGGGTAAGGCTCGGAACAACAGCCGTAGGTGATCACGTTCTTAACAGCCGGCATGCCATGGATCTCCCACTCCACGTCTTCTATGAGGTCCGACAGGTCGCCCGAGTCTAACATGGTGAAGATGTCCACTTGATTCCCATTGTAAGTCCAAGAACCGAAGGTCAGATTGCACTGCTGGCTATCGAAAGGAAAATAGGAGACGTCCACCACGCAGGAGCTTTTTGTGATGGCAGGCGCGTCCCAAGTGATCTTCCCGTCATACCTCAAGACGATATTGGTATTCACCGGTTCGGAAAAGTCATCATCTGCcctaaaaacacacaaaaaaggagAAGAATACAGAGCAACACACCTGATGTTATGAGGAGTAGAATtatctaggccaggggtccccaaccaccgggccgcggaccagtaccgggccgcggggcacgttgcaccggtccgtggagtcagcagctgccggccctcatgccgccaccccctccctccagcgcttcgcctcccgccgggcaagaggcctcgggaggcaggttctgccggccacaggacgatggacgggacagaggggcgggaaggaccgagaggctcaagcctcttttggcttctgccgcggggcgcttttgcgtttttggctggggggaggcaggagggccagcctgaccccctctctccagcgcttagttccgctgggcaagagggcttgggaggcaggttctgccagccatagagcaatggcggtaaagaggggtggggaggaccagcacccccatgcttaatcccgcccccaaccacacccctttcc
This DNA window, taken from Erythrolamprus reginae isolate rEryReg1 chromosome 7, rEryReg1.hap1, whole genome shotgun sequence, encodes the following:
- the CHRNA9 gene encoding neuronal acetylcholine receptor subunit alpha-9, which produces MLRGADAAQGKYAQRLFNELFEGYSNALRPVEDTDMVLNVTLQITLSQIKDMDERNQILTVYLWIRQIWYDAYLKWDKDRYDGLDSIRIPSNLVWRPDIVLYNKADDDFSEPVNTNIVLRYDGKITWDAPAITKSSCVVDVSYFPFDSQQCNLTFGSWTYNGNQVDIFTMLDSGDLSDLIEDVEWEIHGMPAVKNVITYGCCSEPYPDVTFTLKLKRKSSFYIFNLLLPCLLISFLAPLGFYLPADSGEKVSLGVTVLLSLTVFQLMVAESMPPSDNVPLIGKYYIATMTMITASTALTIIIMNIHYCGSGAKPVPRWARVIILDYMSKIFFVYDVGENCTSLQCAGEQDAASQPAHPSPAEQGECEERRKGGVAERDPLKKQMEGENEANGLGMRDSIGCCSCYRVLVENIEYIADCVRRHKANHAKGVEWKKVAKVMDRFFMWIFFAMVFFMSVLVIGKAF